The following is a genomic window from Niabella soli DSM 19437.
GGTGCACCAGTGCTGTCAAATCTTTATCGTGCCATTCATCAAATAATTTATTATAGTCGTTCTTCTTTTTGCCGTGTTTCCAGGCATCGAAGGCCTCATCCCAAACAAGAAAGCCCATTTCATCCGCCAGTGTAAGCAACTCCGGGGCAGGCGGATTATGAGACGTACGGATAGCATTGGCACCCATTTCTTTCAGCAGCGTCAACTGCCGTCTTAACGCACTGGTATTGATGGCCGCACCCAGTGCGCCCAGATCATGGTGCATACAAACACCCTGTATGGGTACCCTTTTCCCGTTTAACAAAAACCCGTTCCGGGCGGTAAATTCAAGCGTTCTTACACCAAAAGTGCTATAGTACGTATCCAGTTTTTTCCCGTTAATCCATACGGTGGTCACGGCAATATAACGGTCCGGCGTTTCAATGCTCCATAAGCGAGGATTAGGGATTGCTATTTCAACATTTACCTTGTTCTCCTTTCCTGCCGTCAGCGCTATGTTTTTTTGTTGGGCCGCCGCCACTTTCTTTTTAAGTGTGTTTCCTGCACCCGCCTCGAAAATATCCGTTTGAAGGGTTGCCTTTACCTCCTGACTTCCCTGGTTGGCAACGGTTACCTCCATTTTAACATCGGCAGCTTGTCTTGTAACTTTTGGCGTGGTAATATACGTGCCCCAACGCGCCACATGCACGGGATCTGTTTTTACTAACCATACGTGCCGGTAGATGCCGGCCCCGGGGTACCAACGCGAATCCCATTTTTCGGTATTCAGTTTTACTGCCAGTACATTTTGTTTTCCATATAAAAGATAAGGCGAAAGATCCATCCTGAAAGAAGTATAGCCATAGGGCCAGGTGCCTACATATTTACCATTCAGCCAGATCTCAGCATAGGCCATGGCGCCGTCAAAATCGATAAATACTTTTTTACCTGCATCAGCAGCGGCTATTTTAAAATACTTGCGATACCACCCGATGCCCTTCCAGGGCAGCTTGCCGGTTTCGCCCGCCAAGTCGATGCGGAACGGACCGGTGATGGCCCAGTCGTGCGGCAAGGTGACCTGTTGCCAATCTTTATCACTAAATCCTGATGCTTCAGTTCCCTGTGGTTCTTTCAGTCTTGTGCCATCAGGCTGTAGTCCGTAGCGTTTGAACAACCATCCTTCATCAAAGGAAGTAGCTCCCGCATTGCCCAGCCGGGTAAAGGTTGATTGCGCAAAGGTTGTTTGGAAGGATAATAGCATAAAGCATCCTATCGCGAATAGCCGGATGATAGAAGGAAACTGTATTTGCTGATTTTTATATTGCATCAGGATAAATTTTATCATTAATCTATATCATCGCCAAAGGCGATAGAATAAGGCTTCGAGACTACAAGTCTCGAAGAGCGCTACAAATCTCGAAGAGCGCTAATTGCACTGTCTGAAAGTTCTGTATTAAATACTTTCAAATTTCGGATCAGGGCTTTGGCCGCATTGCTTTTATCACCGATAAACTCCAGCGGGAAAAAGAGCGTTTGTACTTTTGCCGTTTGCTTTCCGTTAGGAAAAGTTCGTTTCGCCCCTTCCAGCTTTTCCTTAAGCACCCCATTTACATAAAGCGAGGTACCTTTATTATTCCCTCTGATCACAATAAGCGTCCATTCATTAACAGGGACAGAATAATCAAAACTATAATGATACCCCTCTCTTGAAAAGCCCAGTTTACCGGAGCCTTGCTGATTCAAGGTCACCACCGCATCTTTTGAACCAAACAATACAGCATTTGGCGCATTGCCGGCCTCAGGTCTAATAGAAAAACTAACGGTATAACCATAGCCAATTCCCGGATAGGGCGTTGTAATGAAACTATTTCCTCCCCTCAAATGGATCGCTTTTTCATTTTCATCATACGGGGCATTTACTTCTGCTGTTGTTATTGTTGCCGACGGATTAAAAATGCCCCCGGCATTCATTGCCAGCACCAGCGAGTCTTTTGCCCGGATGCGTCCTAACATATTTAAGCCGGGGCCTTCTTCCAGTTGTCTGGCATGCATTTCAAAATCAGTATATGCCATTGGCTTTACACTACCATCCCACATCTTTTGAGCTAATACCTGCATGGCAGGAAATACCCGGTGGTGCACATCTTTTTCCGTGATACCATTGCCTACATGATCATTCCATACCGCAAAGGCCCCTCCTCTTAAAAGCGGGTAGTGCTCATCAAAGGTCTCCTTTCCGATCCGGTTGGGCGTCCATTCTTCGTAAAGTTTTTTTGTATTCAGGTAATCATAATAGTACCCGGCAGCCGGCACAATATACAGCCAGCCATCTGGCGTACTGATCCCTTTATACCCCAATGCAAACATATCTTTTGGCTCGGCATAACCGTTATACCAAAGGTTCATAGTTACCCCCTTCACTTTTACCGGTGTGGTGCCCTGCGCGTGCGTCAGCGAACCCCACATGCGCACTTTTTTTCCAAAGCTTTCTACAAAGCGGATATAATGATCCGTAAACTTCCTGAATTTTTCCGCATCTTTTTTGGCATATTCATCTGTGCCGATATGCACTTCTTTCCCGATAAAAACCGGTTTGGGCCCTTGCAGGTATTCCCTGAACACATTATCAATTACTTTATACGTAAGCGGGTTGTCCAGGTCCAGGTGATCCATCCCATATTGTTTACTGCCAATGCCCGGGACGGCTTTACTAAAGGCCAGGGAATGCGCGGGTACATCAATTTCAGGAATGATGTTCACCCCATACCGCTGCGCCATCTTTTGCAACTCTATAAATTCTTTTTTTGAGTAACTGCCATCTTTTGCTGTAAGCCCGGGATACGTATCGTTCTGCAAACGGAAGGCCGAATAGGTGCTATCCCAATTATCACCAAAGAACTGTTTAAAACCGTTATCGTTTAAATGAATATGAAAATCATTCATTTTATAATAAGACATAAACTTTACATAATTCCTTAAAAAGTCCAGACTAAAAAATTTACGTCCTACGTCCAATACAAATCCGCGTACTTCATATTGCGGATAATCGAGCGCCACACCCTTTGGCAGTTTATGTTGGGCGTTTTGTTCTAATAGTTGCAGTAGCGTGCGTGTGGCCCAGATAGCACCGGCTTTGTCCTTTGCTTCAATGACGATGCCTTCGTTAATATGCAGCCGGTAACCCTCTGCATGTAAGGCGGTATCCCGATTATTGAAGGTAAAAAAAACCGCGCCTCCTGTTGCCTTGCCGGCGCCAACAGCCGGCTGAGGGGCTCCGGCTGCTATCGACCAATCTTCCGCCAGCAATTGTGCAACGGGCAGTAATTGCTCTTTGTATTTTGGATCAACAATCAGTTTAACGTTCTGCTTCCATTCAAATTGTCCGGTACTTCCTTTCCATTCATGTAAGGCAGGAATGACAAAGGGTGCTTCATTCGTTTGCGCCCGGGCAACTTGTGTTACCAGACAGACAACAACTACAATAGTGCAGCACCGGGCTAAAACAAAGAGTATCGTTCGAAACAAATTCATTATTTTCTGGTTTTTATTTTCGGTTTCATCAAGCCAGGCTCCGCGGGTGACGGCATGACGTTGCTTTTCTTATTCTACTATAATCTCATCGCAAAACAACCAGGCAGGCTGTCCCTCGCCGGGATGCCCTTTGGGGCATTGCCCCAGGTTTTTCGCAGTAATGCGCAGGTACCGGAAAGAACGGACATCAAAACGCGCAGTAAAATCTTTGGTTTGCGCCGCCCTATCCGTTGCAGGTATGGTATTCTTTACGATGGCCAGTTCGGTGTAATGTGTTCCATCAGCCGACACTTCATATTTTACCCATTGCGGGAAAAAGATCCACTGGCCATAACTTTGCAGGCAGCCCAGGGTTACACTGCCTGCTTCCACCGGTTTTTCAAAATCAATAGTAGCTACCAGGTCGCTACCATTAAATGCATGCCATTGTTTGCCGGCATCCTTTGTACCCCGTAAACCATCCGTAAGCGTTGCCGGGCCGTTAGCCGGATAATATTTACTATAAGGTGTTGCATACTGTACTGTTTTTCCGGTAGCCTTATTAAAGGTAAACACCTGTTGTGCCGGCCGCAGTTTTACCATGCTGTTATTGATCGCCAACCCTGCCTTTAATGTCATGGAGCGATCAATAGCTACAGGTTGCTCATAACGTTGGCTACCCGTACCGGGGTCCGTTCCGTCGGTTGTATAATAGATCACGCCCGCTTCATTTTCCGTTTCCATGCGCACTTTTAATTTACCGTTGTGAATTTCAGGCAGAATATCTACTTTGAAATTGCCTTTGGAATAACGGATCCCTTTTTGATCAAACCCCAACAACTGAGGTTGCAATCGCTGGTTAAAGTTTTGCCAGTTACGGGATGCTTTGGGGCTCCATACCACTTCCGCCAGCGCCAGCATACGGGGCAGGATCATATATTCCACATGATCATAGGTCTGGATCTGTTCGGTCCACAAATTTGCCTGTGCCCCCAGTATATGTTTCGCTTCCCCTGCCTTTAATTCCACTGGGATGGGTTCATAATTATATACCCGTTTTAAAGTGTTAAAGCCCCCGAAAGCCAATGGTTCTGTTTCCGGATCACCCTGGTAATGGTCGAAATACAATGGGGATCCCGGGCTCATCACCACATCGTGGTTCATCTGTGCTGCTTTGATGCCGCCGCTTTCACCACGCCAGCTCATCACCGTTGCTTCCGGGGCCAGGCCACCCTCCAGGATCTCATCCCAGCCAATCAGCTTGCGTCCCTTGGCCAGCAGGAATTTTTCTATGCGCCGGATAAAATAACTTTGCAGCTCCTCCTCATTTTTTAACCCTTCTGATCGCATCCGGCGTTGACACCGCTCACAATGCTCCCAGGTGGTTTTGTCTACTTCGTCCCCGCCCACATGTATGTATTTGGAAGGGAACAAGTCCATCACTTCTTTCAGAATATTTTGCAGGACTATAAAGGCGCTATCATTGCCCGGACAATAATTGGCGTGCGCTGTTCTTCCATAAAAACTACCCGGCTCATTAAAAGAAGCCGCGGGCGGTATGCAGGAATATTGGGGATAGGCTGCTAAAGCGGCTTCTGAATGCCCTGGCATTTCAATTTCCGGAACGATCGTAATATAGCGCTGTGCTGCATAAGCTACAATCTCTTTGATCTGCTCCTGTGTGTAATAACCGCCATAAGTGGCTTTACTGCGATCGGCATTGAATTGAATATCGGCCCAGTTCCATGGCTTGCCATAATCACTGATCCGCCATGCCGCCTGCTGCGTAAGCTTCGGATATTTTTTTATTTCGATACGCCAGCCGGCCCCATCTACCAAATGCCAGTGAAACACGTTCATTTTATAAGCGGCCATCAGGTCGATAAATTCTTTGATCAATTCGGGGCCAAAAAAATGCCGGCTTACATCCAGCATCATGCCGCGCCAGGAGAAACGTGGGTAATCCAGTATTTCCATACAAGGGATCTGCAATGCCTGGTTGGTGCGGATGGCCGGAAGGGTCTGCAATAAAGACTGTACACCATAAAACAATCCTTTTACCTGGTTGGCCTGTATGGTTATAGCTTCAGGTGTAACCGATATGCGGTAACCTTCGGCTCCTGCCTGGTCAACGGGCGCTATCCGAAAACGGATCATTTTATTTTTAGCTGTACGCTTATTATTGATGTCATACCCACTGAGCTGTTTGATATAGTTGCTGAAATAGCGGGCCACATCAGCCACTGCTTTGTTACTGACCGGCACTTCGATGCGTGCGGTTTCGTCTAAAATAAATACGCCCGGTTGTAGCTGCAAACTTACCGGCTGCGGGATAATAGATACAGGCTGTTGGGCCTTTATGGATACTGATATCAATAGCAACACTGCCGTTACAATTCTGAATCGCATATTCTTTTTATTAACTGATTCTGATCCCTGATAAAAAAATTATCTTATAACAATTTTCGTTATTGCAGTCCCCCCTGCCCTTTATATAAGCTCACTGGTTTATCCAGCTTTACTTTTAAAACAGTAACATATTTGTCACATGCCGCTTCGGGAACATTGATGTACACCAAACCGGGAATGGGGCTCCAGGATATCTTACCTACAATCTTTGGCTGCAACCGCGTACCCTTACCTACTACCGTAACTTGTTCAATTTTATTTTTCAACCCTTTGATCATCACCGGGCCATTTTGTTTGCCGTGTAAAAATAGAAAGAGTGTACTGGAATCTTTTGAAAGTGTGGAAGGGCCATAGAAATGCCCCTGGGGCAGGCCACCTACCGTGTTAAAGATCGCTTCGCCGTTTCTTTTATTCCAGGCGCCCAGCTCTTTCAGGATATGGATCTGTTCTTCCGGGATCGTGCCATCTGCTTTGGGGCCCATATCCAGCAACAGGTTACCGCCATTTGCTACCGCATCCACAAAAATAGTAATGATCTCGTACGGTGTTTTCCAATTATTATCATGATGAAAACCCCAGTTATCATTGCTGGTCATGCAAAGCTCCCACCAGTTATAATTCGGACGTGTAACCGGAAAATTCTGCTCCGGAGTTTCATAATCACCCCAGCCCTGCAGCCGCCCGTTAATGATCGCATTGGGGTTACCCGACAAAATAATAGTGCGTACTTTTTGCGCCTCCCATTCTTCGGCGCTATGCTCCCAGTCGCCGTCGAACCACCACAGGTCCGGCTTAAATTTTTTATTGATCTCCTTTATTTGCCCCTGGAAAAAACTCCGGAAGCGGTTCCACCGGTCATAATCATTGGCCACCACATACCGGTTGCTGTCTTTCAAAAAGCCGGGGTAATTATCATCCGACCAGTCGATCAGCGAATAATAAGCGCCGCATTTGATATTGCGTTTACGCAATTCATCGAAAAAAGGCTGAATCATATCACGCCCGGCTGGAGTTTTCTTAACGATACTCCGGTCGTTGAGGTGCGTATCATACATGGCTACGCCATCATGATGTTTGGTTGTGATCACCGAATAACGGGCGCCGCTTTCCTGTATCAGATCTGCCCAAAAGGCCGGGTTATAATTTTTAAGGGTGAACCCCTTTAGTTGTTTCATATAATCGGCGTAGCTTATTTTCTTATTGTGAAAACTCCATGATTCATCAATGCCATTTACTGCATAAATGCCTGCATGAATAAAGATCCCCAGTTTGGCATCTGCAAACCAACCCATCTTTTGCCGGATCTCCGCCGGCGGTACATTTTTTTGGCCGAAGCTCACTTGTACGCTTATCCATGTACAAGCCATCAGCACTACTTTCTTTATCATCTTTACAGATCGTTTTATTGATTGATTAATTTCCCATCTGTTTTTATCGCATCAGGGCTCATCCCTTTAATAATCACCTGGCTCAAACCTGCGGCCGTTAATTTATTTCTTAACACGGTTACGTTATTGCAGGCCGTAAGCCGAATCGTAGCGCCTGCGCCTGGCGTGGTGCTAATCACATTCCCTGAAAACTGCAATCCCTCCACGCTACGGGCTGAAAGCACTTCGCCATTAATACTTTTAAACAGGTTGCCGGTGATCCGGATATTATGATGCACATATTTCCCTGCCACCAATTGATGGTTCTCGGGAGCAATAGTTATCGCCCCGCTACCGTTATATCCGCATTCTTCAAACCGGTTATTGCGAATCGTTACATCCGTTACCGGGCCTGATTCAAACCAGTTGCCGGCATCATCGGCAATCAGTATGGGCGCCATCCCTGTATGATAGAACCGGTTATTTTCAATCACCACTTTTCGCCGGGAGGTCACCAAAATGCCTCTTGTATTGGTCCGTTCAAAACTGCTGTTCGTGATCCGGACTTCGGGTGTCCAGGTAAGGTTCTCTATACACGATCCTCTTTTTATTCCCTCCGGGAGCGCCCCTTTTAATTCCAGTTCCATTTCCCGGGAGTTAATCAACCGTGCGGATCTTAATACCGCTGCACCCTGCGGCAACAGGGTTTGCGGATTGATAAAAGCGATGCTGTCATTTTTGAAGAAGGCAGGAAAGCCATAAGTTTGATGATGCATAAACCGCACGGTTAATTTTCCCCCTGCATTTATGCCGGTTATCTGCAGGTGCGTGCCATGCACATTCACCGGGTCATCATGCGATCCTGATGTCCGGCAACTATCAATTATCACTTTCCCCCGGCAGCCGGAGAAATGAAAACAGTCGGCAAAGGCCGCAATGATCCTTCCGCTTCCCGGGCGGGGCGCTACGGTTACACGACGTAATGTGATATTTTCAGCAAACTGGGAAACAATACCCAGCCCATGCATATAATGCATGCGAACATCGTATAATACCACATCCCGGCTCTGCTCAATAAAACCGCCGCAGTTGTCGCGATAAGGATCCCGTATCGTCAATATATCGCCTGCTTTATAAAGCTCCTTTTTAAACATCCCTTCAAACACAACGGTATTGACCGCAGTTTGCCGGGCCTTTGCTTCCATCAAAGGGGCCGCGGTGCTATAACGCAGTTGATCAGCAAGAGCATCAAATAGGATGGTGTGAAATTTCCGGGTTTCCCATCCTTCCCCATAAAACACCAGTTTCCCGTTGTCGATCGTAAAGCGGGAGTCCGGGTGCATCCTGGCTTCTATACGGTTTTCGCTTACCCGGATCATTTTCAGCTCACTCATGGTAGGACGCTCGTAATCAAATGCTATATTTTGTATCCGGATGTTATGACTTTTCAATAAAGCAAACGAAATCATTTTCCCATGCAACATTATTAAACTTCCCTTTCCGTCGATCGTGAGGTTGTTGTGGTCTTCCAGTAAGAAGGCAATGTGTTTTATTTTACTTAGTGAATCATTTTCTGTGCAGTTTGAAATATATAATTCCCTTGCCGCAGCGCCTTCCGGCCAAACATCAATGCGTCCGGGTGGCAGCACCAATACTGATGATGCATATTGCCGGCAGGCCTCAAGGGCTCGTTGTAGTGCAGGCGCCGCGTTCTGATGGCTATTGGCTTTTACGCCATAATCGACCGCGCGGATTACAACCGGGGATTGCGCCGATGCGTGTGCAAAAAATAAAATGCACAATGACAAGCCACATCCGCGGAACCACCAACCACGTGTCAACCCTGTAAATAGCTGCATCTTCCAAATATAATTTTATTTGCCTCAAGATATTAATGCAACCGATTGCATCGATCTGTTATGCTGCTGATAATAAGCAATTTATTATTTGCAACTACATATATCCATTAGAATGCCGGTCGCAATTTTCCAGCATTATCAATATCCACTTTAGTTACTTTCCCCGGCTCTATAGTTACCTTAGGCCAATTTACAAATGCAGTATAAGATAGCGGGGTTTGCGCCTGGTTGCTTGTTTCTGCAAAAATGGCCACGCTTGCGGTATACTTTGTTTTATTGGTTATTGCCAGCGTAACCCCGGCTTTGCCTGTTTTTATAATCCGTGCTTCCACGTGATCAAACACCTGTACCTTTTTAGTATCTGTCTGCGCATAAATGCCCGGCAATTCCAAAGCCATTAGGACGCCGTTAGTTTCCGTCCATGAATTACGGGTATTAATAAAATTACCGATAGCATCTTTCCCTTCGGCATCGCTGGGTTGTATCCGTTCCATACTGCTACCTGTCAAATTGTTGGTGGTAATATGAACCGGAGGAATATTTACGGCTTCCGCCTGGGCGTGCTGAATATCGCCGATCAGGTCTGCATACAACGGGTTACTTGTAGCCCGGTACAGTTTAAACAAATAATCCCCGGAAGCCGTACAGATACCCGGCGCCGCATGTTTGTTCTGAATGCTGGCCCATACGGCGCCTGCCATATGACTGCCCAGCTTCCCGATCTGACTTTGTGGAGGGAAAACTGCATCATAAGACAGGGTCCAGGTTGCGGCCAAGGCAGCAGTAACCTCCGCTTTTTTTAACCAGCTTTTATCGCCCGTATAAGAATAAAGGGCCATCAGTGATTCCAAAAAGCCAAAGGCCGACTCGGAATTGGCGTCCATCGAAATATCTCCGCAATCACCGCCTGTAAGGCCTTGTTGCACTACATCCCTGTTATAATAATAGTTTGCGGATGCTTCTGCCACTTTTAAAAACCGGGGATTATGAAAATAACCTGATGCCAGTGCCAGGCCCGCTGGCGCTATCGCCCCGGCTGTAGAATTGAATACGGCAATTTCGCCTGTTTCCGGTACGATATACTGTCCGAACTGCCCATTTTTTTCCCAGGTATTTACAAATGCCCGGGCAAGCTTTTGCGCCGCCGCTTCCCATTCGGGTTTTATCATTTTCTGGAACCCCTGTGCTTTAAATAACAAAAGATGCTTTATCAGCCAAAGCAAGGCATCACTGTTCTTACGCACCATTGCCTGTACCGCCGGGAACGCAGGATTCATTTTTTCCGGGCGTATGGCCCCATCCGCAGTAATGCCTCCGTAAAAATAACCGCTTTTTCCCTGTAGCTTATTTATTACAAAATCCAGTTCCCGGCCCACCCGCTCCCGCTCCTTTTTATTGTTCAGCGCCAGCATGGGGTACGTGTTCATCATCCCGCTTACCCATCCTAACTGAAAGTCTTTGCTGTTCTCCGGAAGGTAATAACTGCCTGCCGGAAATTCTCTGAAATTATTGCTGGTAATAGTTGTGGCAAGGCCCGCATAATAACTCATCGGCAGCCAGCTACGCGGTTGGTTTTTCCCGGTAATATCTTTACGATGCTGCATAAAAAACATCAGCAGCTCCGGGATTCCGGTGGTGTTGATCACAAATAAACGCAGGTGCAGGGTCAGGCTGTCGCCCGCTTTCCAGTCAGGGGCTTTATCACCACTGCGATGAAAATCACCAAAACCCGGTGCCGTTTGGCGCATTGCAGGCGCCGTAACGATAAAGCTGCTTTGTGTTTGTTCTTTATTTTCAGTAATGGTAAGTCCATGATTCCCGTATTGAGAACACTGATCCGTTAACAGCACCAAACTTTTTCCGGATGCGGGGGCAAAGAAACACATGGCAGGGGTGGCCGCATTCCCTGTTTGTAATTCAACTACTGACGCCCGGTTCTTTTCAATAGCCAGGCGTGGATCATTAGATATGGTTAAGGGTACCTTGGGATTGTAATACATTTCCTTTGGATAATCCGGATTATAACCATTACCGATAGACGGATAGCGGTTGCCATTATAGAGTATGGCCGGCACCAAAACATAATTATTCCGGCTCCACCGGTTAAAATTAACTGCAATGCTGACTGCAGTTTGTGCCGACTGTCCCTGTTCCAGTATAAAGGTCGCCGACAGATCCATTGCCGCCGGTTGCCCCAGCACCCTGTTGGTTTTTATATGGAGTTGCCACCCCTTTGGCAGGCGTTGTTGATCATTAGCGGCAACCGTTTCTATCAGATCGGTACCGCGGTATTTTTTTACCGCGGCTTCTATATGCCCGCCAAAAGGCGCCAGTATGCGGTCAATATCCTTTAGTGATTGCGCTTCCGAACAAACCGCTGCCAATATCAGTAATATTATTATCGCAAAAAATCGTTTCATCAAAAAGTATGTCATTATAATAATTGCAAGGCCCCATATTATCGTGAGAAGTGAGACGACAAGCGTAAGTTTTTTACATTTGATATTTCACGAATAATGTAACACTAAATTCTCTATACATTAATTAGCCGGCCGGATCCAGATCGCCTGTCCTCCGGAAGGAAGCAAACGGGCATCCAGTTTAGTTGTTGCATCAACTGTAATTTTTTTTATGGACATTTTAGTACGTACGGGCGAAGCCGGATCATCATAATAAATGGAAGCGGTATATTGTTTACCCGGTTCCAGGAAGGAGCAATTGACGGTAATGTTCCGGGTATCATCATTTGTAATGCTTCCTACAAACCATTCCTTTTTACTTCTGCGGGCAATCGTTACGTACTGGCCGATTTGTCCGTCCAGAACTTTCGTATCATCCCATACAGTGGGTACGCGGTCAAAAAATTCCAGTTCGGGTTCGTCTTTTGAGTCTTCGGGCTTATCATACCAATACATAAACTGCAACGGGCTGTAATAAACCACCGATAGCGCCATTTGATGACCGGAAGTAGTTTTAAGCACCCGGGCATTCAACGTTTCAGCCAGCTTTGGCTTTAACTCCGGCCGGTGATAATAACAGATCGTATAATCTGCAGCGCCTGCCAAAAAACGGGTAAAGGGTAACACCGTATTATGCGTTGCATCCGGCATCTCTTCATTACCTCTTATCCCTTCCTGCGTCATCAGGTTCGGATAGGTTCTGCTAAAACCGGTAGGCCGGTATTCATCGTGAATGTCTACCATCAGATGATGCTGCGCACATTTCCTCACTGCTTCATGCAACCAGCTCGTCCATTTAAAGGAGCCTACATTTACAAAACCAAACTTGATACCTGCAACGCCCCATTTTTCATACAGCGGCAATAGCACGTCCAGTTGTTTTGCCAGGGCGATCTGGTTCACGTAAAGCAATACGCCAATGCCTTTTTGTGTTGCATAAGCGATGACCTGTGGCAAATCCAGGTCATTTTTGGGATTACGCTTCGGATCTACGTTCACTTTGGTTGCGTCCGCTGCCGAATCGTATTCATGCCCGTACCAGCCGGCATCAAAATGAATATATTGCAAGTGTCTTTTCACCGCAAAATCCACCAGGGCTTTCGCTCCGCTTGTAGAAAGCGTTATCTCCCGCATTACTTTCCCGGGTTTGATCCAGTTGGTGTTTTTAATGGCGCAAGGTGGATTCAGATTTAACAACAGGTCATCATGTTGCAAAAGCTGGGTGGGCTTTTCGGCGATCATAATCACCCGCCAGGGGGTAGCAAAAGGTGTTGGCAATTGTACTTTATCGAACATAGCACAGGCAATCGTGTTCGGTTGCGCCGGATCCAGTACAAATTTCGTCCGGCAATAATCCACTACTGCTGCTTCCGCCAATGCGGCATACAGTCCGTTTTTTAATTGCAGTGTCAACGGACGTTCGGCCTGTCCCGGCCATTTGCTCAATGGCAACAACTGGTAGCTTCCCTGCGCGTGATCGGTAAACCAGGCGCGGGTTCCCTCAGGAAGCGTAAACTCCGTAAAATCTTTGCTTATACTAATTATCGGGGCGCCGCTGTTGCCGTGGGGAAAGTTATAGCGAAACGCGAGGCCTTCGTTATAGGCCCGTACCTCCAGCAGCATGGTTTGCGAAGCGCCCTCTTTTTTTCTGAAGCTAAAGATCTTCGCCTGGTACCGGTCGCGCACCCGGCTTCGTTCCCCGTAAACGGGCGTCCACCAACTATCCTGTGAAAACGACCGGGTGGAATAGCGCTCCAGGCCTTCCTGCCAGTTTTCCACTCCCATTGCTGAACGTTGAACGATATCCTTTCCATTATAAGATATCGAATAGCTGATGCGCCCCTCCTCATTTACAAAAAGACTGAATACTGTTTTGCCGTCCGGAGACTTTAATACGGACTGGGCAAAAGACGATAGTGCTGTACTCATTAATAAAAAAAGAAAAATAATTTTGTTTTGCATTGCTTTGTTTTGTAAGTAACGAACGCTATTTCCATTTAAACAGTAAAATAAACTCTTTTGAGCCGCCCT
Proteins encoded in this region:
- a CDS encoding alpha-L-fucosidase, which codes for MIKKVVLMACTWISVQVSFGQKNVPPAEIRQKMGWFADAKLGIFIHAGIYAVNGIDESWSFHNKKISYADYMKQLKGFTLKNYNPAFWADLIQESGARYSVITTKHHDGVAMYDTHLNDRSIVKKTPAGRDMIQPFFDELRKRNIKCGAYYSLIDWSDDNYPGFLKDSNRYVVANDYDRWNRFRSFFQGQIKEINKKFKPDLWWFDGDWEHSAEEWEAQKVRTIILSGNPNAIINGRLQGWGDYETPEQNFPVTRPNYNWWELCMTSNDNWGFHHDNNWKTPYEIITIFVDAVANGGNLLLDMGPKADGTIPEEQIHILKELGAWNKRNGEAIFNTVGGLPQGHFYGPSTLSKDSSTLFLFLHGKQNGPVMIKGLKNKIEQVTVVGKGTRLQPKIVGKISWSPIPGLVYINVPEAACDKYVTVLKVKLDKPVSLYKGQGGLQ
- a CDS encoding right-handed parallel beta-helix repeat-containing protein, yielding MQLFTGLTRGWWFRGCGLSLCILFFAHASAQSPVVIRAVDYGVKANSHQNAAPALQRALEACRQYASSVLVLPPGRIDVWPEGAAARELYISNCTENDSLSKIKHIAFLLEDHNNLTIDGKGSLIMLHGKMISFALLKSHNIRIQNIAFDYERPTMSELKMIRVSENRIEARMHPDSRFTIDNGKLVFYGEGWETRKFHTILFDALADQLRYSTAAPLMEAKARQTAVNTVVFEGMFKKELYKAGDILTIRDPYRDNCGGFIEQSRDVVLYDVRMHYMHGLGIVSQFAENITLRRVTVAPRPGSGRIIAAFADCFHFSGCRGKVIIDSCRTSGSHDDPVNVHGTHLQITGINAGGKLTVRFMHHQTYGFPAFFKNDSIAFINPQTLLPQGAAVLRSARLINSREMELELKGALPEGIKRGSCIENLTWTPEVRITNSSFERTNTRGILVTSRRKVVIENNRFYHTGMAPILIADDAGNWFESGPVTDVTIRNNRFEECGYNGSGAITIAPENHQLVAGKYVHHNIRITGNLFKSINGEVLSARSVEGLQFSGNVISTTPGAGATIRLTACNNVTVLRNKLTAAGLSQVIIKGMSPDAIKTDGKLINQ
- a CDS encoding glycoside hydrolase family 97 protein — encoded protein: MSTALSSFAQSVLKSPDGKTVFSLFVNEEGRISYSISYNGKDIVQRSAMGVENWQEGLERYSTRSFSQDSWWTPVYGERSRVRDRYQAKIFSFRKKEGASQTMLLEVRAYNEGLAFRYNFPHGNSGAPIISISKDFTEFTLPEGTRAWFTDHAQGSYQLLPLSKWPGQAERPLTLQLKNGLYAALAEAAVVDYCRTKFVLDPAQPNTIACAMFDKVQLPTPFATPWRVIMIAEKPTQLLQHDDLLLNLNPPCAIKNTNWIKPGKVMREITLSTSGAKALVDFAVKRHLQYIHFDAGWYGHEYDSAADATKVNVDPKRNPKNDLDLPQVIAYATQKGIGVLLYVNQIALAKQLDVLLPLYEKWGVAGIKFGFVNVGSFKWTSWLHEAVRKCAQHHLMVDIHDEYRPTGFSRTYPNLMTQEGIRGNEEMPDATHNTVLPFTRFLAGAADYTICYYHRPELKPKLAETLNARVLKTTSGHQMALSVVYYSPLQFMYWYDKPEDSKDEPELEFFDRVPTVWDDTKVLDGQIGQYVTIARRSKKEWFVGSITNDDTRNITVNCSFLEPGKQYTASIYYDDPASPVRTKMSIKKITVDATTKLDARLLPSGGQAIWIRPAN